Proteins found in one candidate division KSB1 bacterium genomic segment:
- a CDS encoding sigma-70 family RNA polymerase sigma factor produces the protein MKELDDATLIRQTLEGQEKPFEILIDRYQKVIYNVALRMLNDVQDAEDIAQTVFIKVYQNLRTFDFKHKFFNWIYRMAINESLNLGEQRRRFEGLEVDYASEDHSPEKNYESLELSNQVGSSLMGIEPEYRILIILKHLQELSYGEISYILEMSEKKVKSRLFTARHLLKDVLVKQGIKK, from the coding sequence ATGAAAGAACTAGATGATGCGACTCTCATAAGGCAAACACTAGAGGGTCAGGAGAAACCTTTTGAGATCTTGATTGATCGCTATCAGAAGGTGATTTACAATGTGGCTTTACGAATGCTGAATGATGTCCAGGATGCAGAGGATATAGCCCAGACGGTTTTTATCAAAGTGTATCAGAATTTGAGAACCTTTGATTTTAAACATAAATTTTTTAACTGGATTTACAGAATGGCAATCAATGAATCATTAAATCTTGGAGAGCAACGCAGACGATTTGAAGGGTTGGAAGTCGATTATGCGTCAGAAGACCATTCGCCTGAAAAGAATTATGAAAGCCTTGAATTGTCCAACCAGGTTGGATCTTCTTTGATGGGCATTGAACCGGAATATCGAATACTCATTATTCTTAAACATTTGCAAGAGTTGTCCTATGGCGAGATCAGTTATATTCTTGAAATGTCCGAGAAAAAGGTAAAATCGAGACTATTTACTGCCAGGCATTTGTTAAAAGATGTTTTGGTTAAGCAAGGAATTAAAAAATGA